One window from the genome of Saccharicrinis carchari encodes:
- a CDS encoding ATP-binding protein has translation MRYLNKIVFINSATIPYAEVLLDGNIHFIGTQGVGKSTILRAILYFYNADSRKLGIPKGPTVKSFADWYLRYANSYLVYEVARETGAYCVLAFKSQNRVCYRFIDTAYQAAYFMNEAGEVHGSWDATRQKLDAARVNVSPIVNSFEQYRDILYGNFMGKSTFKKYALLEARQYKNIYRTIQNVFLNTKLDATEIKQTIISSMEDEQISIDLDQYDHHLKDFETNLNDIRRFRYPSVQKQAARAIEMRSAIRHLKREQETLAGQLRYRLDAMEAQKPQLISQKTRQEDALRAEKQTQQYESSLYQKRKDRLNDQVSQLNGKLKEADAQRKYYAGRNIDDVLRRVERNRDYKTELEALRKERDLLTHQFSDIRHTYEALIAQQSQQMQGYTNQKASEKVVIEKEELHFISSLNGEYEKLLIALEQEHRARIEELEATLRQAGEKVHRLDKQQLTARHQKPYEQEMVQAANTLGNLRLNLKEEENKLPVKKQQIEAQQGKWNYEKADAQHNNKQQREKIQAALRETQARINDIEDRITKSRDSLYGWLNQHKPGWEQTIGKVVDEQLLFRDGLSPSMQDEGSTLYGLSISLSDLECKVKSMDDYRFELEQLNATLIRQRSEENQLAANLEKELDKLQRRNLPGIKALKEEMRQSEYHCEQLGREIEKALLNQSELEEKARKEQDEKLEQLQQALDKAVTERGEAAGKLQEAKRQLQKQKDNKQREKNRRIKLTQTENKQKTTALETQVAAKQAQVDEKIQSLKDERNNVLNQRGANTGRLTDLEKQMTTIENELAYIEQHRDLVSEYKKDKRELFDREKDFKNEKNLLADKLEQLRQTFATQQEALAQQEARLQQQIKATDEQLRKITADEEKFQHFAKSSAYRAFEAAPDTSPAENEYTAIFLIDAIGDRYYQGKEKQEELKISIDKFLSHFSEGNIFQFPTKLIETDAYLNWAVELNDFIEEDKIDEFEKRTNERFADIISTVGKETTLLISKTGEIKKIINKINADFKGKRFLEAVTNIELDIKDSKHTAVLLLKRIKDFNDDNFQSLGASNLFSGTDHDKNNSKAVELLRQLVKEINQTRDSVVRLADSFELSFRVEENGNDTGWVEKLSNVGSEGTDVLVKAMINIMLLNVFKEGASRRFKDFKLHCMMDEVGKLHPNNVKGILNFANDRNILLINGSPTESTPLNYRHIYKISKDANKNSRIKRIISNPVLAQ, from the coding sequence ATGAGATACCTGAATAAAATCGTGTTTATCAACAGTGCCACCATCCCCTATGCCGAGGTACTGCTGGATGGCAACATCCATTTCATCGGTACCCAGGGCGTGGGCAAAAGCACCATCCTGCGGGCTATTTTGTACTTTTACAATGCCGATTCGCGCAAGCTGGGCATCCCCAAAGGGCCCACGGTAAAGAGCTTTGCCGACTGGTACCTGCGCTATGCCAACTCCTACCTGGTATATGAGGTAGCCCGCGAAACGGGGGCCTACTGCGTGCTGGCCTTTAAATCGCAAAACCGGGTGTGCTACCGTTTTATCGACACGGCCTATCAAGCGGCTTATTTTATGAACGAGGCCGGCGAGGTACACGGCAGTTGGGATGCGACACGCCAAAAGCTGGATGCTGCCCGCGTAAATGTATCGCCCATAGTAAACAGCTTTGAGCAGTACCGCGATATTCTGTACGGCAATTTTATGGGCAAAAGCACCTTTAAAAAATATGCCCTCTTAGAGGCCCGCCAGTATAAAAACATCTACCGCACCATTCAAAACGTGTTTTTAAATACCAAGCTGGATGCCACGGAGATTAAGCAAACCATTATCTCCTCCATGGAGGACGAGCAGATCAGCATCGACCTGGACCAGTACGATCATCACTTAAAAGATTTTGAAACCAACCTGAACGACATCAGGCGCTTTCGCTACCCATCGGTACAAAAACAAGCCGCAAGGGCCATTGAGATGCGCTCGGCCATACGCCATTTAAAGCGGGAGCAGGAAACACTGGCCGGCCAGTTGCGCTACCGGCTGGATGCCATGGAAGCGCAAAAGCCGCAACTGATATCGCAAAAAACCCGGCAGGAGGATGCCTTGCGAGCCGAAAAACAAACACAGCAGTACGAGAGCAGCCTTTACCAAAAACGCAAGGACCGGCTAAACGATCAGGTGAGCCAGCTCAACGGCAAGCTCAAAGAGGCCGATGCACAACGGAAGTATTACGCGGGCAGGAATATAGATGATGTACTGCGACGGGTGGAGCGCAACCGGGATTATAAAACCGAGCTGGAAGCCCTGCGCAAGGAACGCGACCTGCTCACCCACCAGTTTAGCGACATCCGCCATACCTACGAGGCCCTGATAGCCCAGCAATCGCAGCAGATGCAAGGCTATACCAATCAAAAGGCGTCCGAAAAAGTGGTCATTGAAAAAGAGGAGCTGCATTTTATTTCGTCCCTGAACGGCGAATACGAAAAGCTGCTCATCGCCCTGGAGCAGGAGCACCGGGCCCGCATAGAAGAGCTGGAGGCCACCCTTCGGCAGGCAGGCGAAAAGGTACACCGCCTGGATAAACAGCAGCTAACGGCCCGCCACCAAAAACCCTATGAGCAGGAGATGGTACAGGCGGCAAATACCTTGGGCAACCTGCGTTTGAACCTTAAAGAGGAGGAGAACAAGCTTCCCGTCAAGAAACAACAAATAGAGGCGCAGCAAGGCAAATGGAATTACGAAAAAGCCGATGCCCAACATAACAACAAGCAGCAGCGCGAAAAAATACAAGCCGCGCTACGCGAAACACAAGCGCGCATCAACGACATCGAAGACCGCATTACGAAGAGCCGCGATTCGCTTTATGGATGGCTGAACCAACACAAGCCGGGCTGGGAGCAAACCATAGGCAAGGTGGTGGATGAGCAGTTGCTCTTCCGCGATGGCTTGTCGCCCAGCATGCAGGATGAGGGAAGCACCCTGTATGGCCTTAGCATCAGCCTGAGCGATTTGGAGTGCAAGGTGAAGTCCATGGACGATTACCGCTTTGAGCTGGAGCAACTGAACGCCACGTTGATCCGGCAACGCAGTGAAGAAAACCAGTTGGCTGCAAACCTGGAAAAAGAACTGGATAAATTACAGCGGCGCAACCTGCCGGGCATCAAAGCGCTCAAGGAAGAAATGCGCCAATCCGAATACCACTGCGAGCAGTTAGGGCGCGAGATAGAAAAGGCGCTACTAAACCAAAGTGAGCTGGAAGAAAAGGCCCGAAAAGAGCAGGACGAGAAGTTGGAGCAGCTTCAACAGGCCCTGGATAAAGCCGTGACGGAACGTGGCGAGGCAGCCGGCAAACTGCAAGAGGCCAAACGGCAACTGCAAAAGCAAAAGGACAACAAACAGCGCGAGAAGAATCGCCGCATCAAACTAACGCAGACCGAGAATAAGCAAAAAACAACGGCACTGGAAACGCAGGTCGCAGCAAAGCAGGCACAGGTTGACGAGAAAATACAAAGCCTAAAGGATGAACGCAACAATGTGCTGAACCAACGGGGTGCCAACACCGGCCGGCTTACAGACCTGGAGAAACAGATGACCACCATAGAAAATGAGCTGGCCTACATTGAGCAGCATCGCGACCTGGTGAGTGAATACAAGAAGGACAAGCGGGAACTGTTCGACCGGGAAAAGGATTTTAAAAATGAGAAAAACCTGCTGGCGGATAAACTGGAACAGCTCCGGCAGACTTTTGCCACGCAACAAGAAGCCTTAGCCCAGCAGGAAGCGCGCCTACAACAACAGATTAAGGCCACCGATGAGCAGCTCCGGAAAATTACTGCCGACGAGGAGAAATTTCAGCATTTTGCCAAGTCGTCGGCCTACCGGGCATTTGAGGCTGCCCCCGATACAAGCCCGGCCGAAAATGAGTACACGGCCATCTTCCTGATCGATGCCATCGGCGACCGATACTACCAGGGCAAAGAAAAACAGGAGGAATTGAAGATCAGTATCGACAAGTTCCTATCCCATTTTTCCGAGGGCAATATCTTTCAGTTCCCTACAAAGTTGATTGAAACCGATGCCTACCTGAACTGGGCCGTAGAGCTGAACGACTTTATCGAGGAAGATAAAATCGACGAGTTCGAGAAGCGCACCAACGAGCGTTTTGCCGACATCATCAGCACGGTAGGTAAAGAAACCACTTTGTTGATATCGAAAACCGGCGAGATAAAAAAAATCATCAATAAAATTAATGCCGACTTCAAGGGCAAGCGTTTTTTGGAGGCGGTAACCAACATAGAGCTCGACATAAAAGACAGCAAGCACACGGCCGTGCTGCTGCTCAAACGAATCAAGGATTTTAACGATGATAACTTCCAGAGCCTGGGCGCCAGCAACCTGTTTTCGGGTACCGACCACGATAAAAACAACAGCAAGGCGGTGGAGCTGCTGCGGCAGTTGGTGAAGGAAATAAACCAAACGCGCGATTCCGTGGTGCGCCTGGCCGACTCCTTTGAGCTGAGCTTTCGGGTGGAGGAGAACGGCAACGATACCGGATGGGTGGAGAAACTGTCCAACGTGGGATCGGAAGGCACCGATGTGCTGGTGAAAGCCATGATTAACATTATGCTGCTGAATGTGTTTAAAGAAGGGGCCTCGCGGCGGTTCAAAGATTTCAAGCTGCATTGCATGATGGACGAGGTGGGCAAGCTGCATCCCAATAACGTGAAGGGAATATTAAACTTTGCCAACGATAGAAACATCCTGTTGATTAATGGCTCCCCTACGGAAAGCACCCCACTTAATTATCGCCATATTTATAAAATAAGTAAGGATGCGAATAAGAATTCAAGGATAAAACGTATTATTTCAAATCCTGTTTTGGCCCAATAA
- a CDS encoding CIA30 family protein, with protein sequence MKFLIFVLMGLMIPKGETTLFDFNSPETSGQWNIVNDGVMGGISQSNITLNADGIATFSGEVSLENKGGFASVRTALSSIPPKEFKGVMVRLKGDGNIYNIRFRTNRSFDGYAYQAKIKTEKEEWKAFKIPFTDFVPVYRGRTLQNKPPLISGDMAQMGFLIADKQAGSFELCLDWIKFYD encoded by the coding sequence ATGAAGTTTTTAATATTTGTACTTATGGGATTAATGATACCTAAAGGGGAAACTACCCTGTTCGATTTTAATTCGCCAGAAACATCGGGGCAATGGAACATTGTAAATGATGGTGTGATGGGTGGTATATCACAAAGCAACATAACTTTAAACGCCGACGGCATAGCCACTTTCAGCGGTGAGGTATCTTTGGAAAATAAGGGTGGCTTCGCTTCCGTTAGGACTGCATTAAGTTCAATACCCCCCAAAGAATTTAAAGGTGTAATGGTGCGTTTAAAAGGAGATGGAAATATATACAACATCCGTTTCAGGACCAATCGGAGTTTCGATGGGTACGCCTATCAGGCCAAGATAAAAACTGAAAAGGAGGAATGGAAAGCGTTCAAAATTCCTTTTACCGATTTCGTGCCTGTGTACCGGGGCAGAACCCTACAAAATAAACCGCCCTTGATTTCGGGCGATATGGCGCAAATGGGTTTTTTAATTGCCGATAAGCAAGCGGGCAGCTTTGAGTTATGCCTGGATTGGATTAAATTTTATGATTAA
- a CDS encoding monooxygenase: MTVIMYVDFPHAGPFGEEMAKQMSGLAKSINNEPGMIWKIWTQNEADKTAGGVYLFNSRENAEKYLAMHSERLSQMGYSEIRGRIFEINELLSNINNGPFAQ, translated from the coding sequence ATGACAGTAATTATGTATGTTGATTTTCCTCATGCAGGACCGTTTGGAGAGGAAATGGCAAAGCAAATGTCCGGACTTGCAAAAAGTATTAACAATGAACCAGGCATGATTTGGAAAATCTGGACGCAAAATGAGGCAGATAAAACAGCTGGTGGAGTATATTTATTTAACAGCCGGGAGAATGCCGAAAAATATTTAGCTATGCACTCGGAAAGACTGAGCCAAATGGGATATTCAGAAATTCGTGGCCGCATTTTTGAAATTAACGAGCTACTTTCGAACATTAACAACGGTCCTTTTGCGCAATAA
- a CDS encoding condensin complex protein MksE, producing MATHNFKKDVFEALSKGGFICSNSSKPSMQKLYTYIDEHFEHLYDYFVEINYLLTAGDEYYHFTRPEQKVDISRKLEQAFRWIDIVDFFKSYDASFGSGYRFEPHEIAVSLKVNATLKSKLKALRKYTQTDNELEGIRKLVERLRSDGFVELESDISDSYKVLAAFQYLETLIMNINLSEETDHEIPE from the coding sequence ATGGCAACACACAATTTTAAAAAAGATGTTTTTGAAGCCCTCAGCAAGGGCGGTTTTATTTGTTCCAACAGCTCAAAGCCGTCCATGCAAAAACTCTATACCTATATCGACGAGCACTTCGAGCACCTGTACGATTATTTCGTCGAGATAAACTACCTGTTGACCGCCGGCGACGAGTACTATCATTTTACCCGTCCCGAGCAGAAGGTGGATATTTCGCGTAAGCTGGAGCAGGCCTTCCGTTGGATCGATATCGTTGATTTTTTTAAAAGCTACGATGCTTCCTTTGGCTCGGGATATCGCTTTGAGCCCCACGAGATAGCCGTGAGCCTAAAGGTGAATGCCACCCTGAAAAGCAAGCTGAAAGCCCTCCGGAAATACACGCAGACGGACAATGAGCTGGAGGGCATCCGCAAATTGGTGGAACGCCTGCGCAGCGACGGTTTTGTGGAGCTGGAGAGCGATATTTCGGATTCGTACAAAGTGCTGGCTGCCTTTCAGTACCTCGAAACCCTGATTATGAACATTAACCTGAGCGAAGAGACAGACCATGAGATACCTGAATAA
- a CDS encoding LytS family sensor histidine kinase codes for MAILKVIKEIFVDAFDGNRYAIVALVAIVLLIISYLRKLFVEGANQELENELVDVSKELEKTAFQLSKTIEIVKGRDVLVEKKSGEIKKLICAKDKLYASNQQLNEEITKYQEKYSALYQQLNENNTKSQLKEQQFLGYRLSPHLLKNIINKVFLESKVNFDIHSTKASFSFFGNKYFSAKRLERNIKYFNNDLNESLSLLVEILNYLTYGISADKVHVDMEIAHLTKFCKLIEINKGIKIEIENAIYQSEFDIPPSIFFNFIDNALKHGYFHTNKTLNVHLSYADKMLEYRVVSPIHPKMDKKVLGGIGNHDFEKLLQRHVNANFTITNEIKMNTYIAKLKIAI; via the coding sequence ATGGCAATTTTGAAAGTAATAAAGGAAATATTTGTTGATGCGTTTGATGGAAATAGATATGCCATCGTGGCTCTTGTTGCCATCGTGCTATTAATTATTTCGTACCTCAGAAAGCTGTTTGTTGAAGGAGCCAATCAGGAGTTGGAAAATGAATTAGTTGATGTGAGTAAGGAATTAGAAAAAACAGCTTTTCAACTAAGTAAAACGATTGAAATTGTAAAAGGTAGAGATGTACTAGTGGAGAAGAAGAGTGGAGAGATAAAGAAGCTTATCTGTGCTAAAGATAAATTATATGCTAGCAATCAGCAACTAAATGAAGAAATAACCAAGTATCAAGAAAAGTACTCTGCTTTATACCAACAACTCAATGAAAACAATACAAAATCACAATTAAAAGAACAGCAATTTTTGGGATATAGATTGTCACCTCACCTTTTAAAAAATATAATAAACAAGGTATTTTTAGAGTCTAAAGTCAATTTTGATATCCATAGCACAAAAGCATCATTTAGTTTTTTTGGCAATAAGTATTTCTCCGCAAAACGATTAGAAAGAAATATTAAATATTTCAATAACGATTTAAACGAAAGCCTTTCATTATTGGTCGAAATACTAAATTATCTTACTTATGGTATATCTGCCGATAAGGTGCATGTTGATATGGAAATTGCTCATTTAACAAAATTTTGTAAATTAATTGAAATTAATAAAGGAATAAAAATAGAAATAGAGAATGCGATATATCAATCTGAGTTCGATATCCCGCCATCAATATTTTTCAATTTTATCGATAATGCCTTGAAACATGGATATTTCCATACAAATAAGACATTGAATGTACACCTGAGTTATGCCGATAAAATGCTCGAATATAGGGTTGTATCTCCTATACATCCGAAGATGGATAAGAAGGTCTTGGGGGGTATAGGTAATCATGATTTTGAAAAATTATTACAAAGGCATGTTAACGCTAATTTTACTATTACAAATGAAATTAAGATGAATACGTATATCGCTAAACTAAAAATTGCCATATGA
- a CDS encoding LytR/AlgR family response regulator transcription factor produces the protein MTTVNYIAVDDEPIYLKQIEENLQTYPFLTKLALLSDPFEALDFIINKQPDVIFLDYEMPGISGKDILRKLDYEAQVIFITSHFSPIQDIINHDGPAIIQGYLSKPINKKVLKKICLKLIPTKEIQKSTRDKIILNDGIRNQFFISKHKLSYVSSEGKYTNWHFIDSAPIKGLKILLKEAEDILITNNVSHIRVNKSNLVCDNGIVQRNTNDIITHSFGSKNNLVEIAISDSSKFKKWVSNVFR, from the coding sequence ATGACTACTGTTAATTACATTGCCGTTGACGATGAACCTATTTACTTAAAACAAATAGAAGAAAACCTGCAGACGTACCCGTTTTTAACTAAGTTAGCTCTTTTGTCCGATCCTTTTGAGGCCTTAGATTTTATTATCAACAAACAACCTGATGTAATTTTTTTGGATTATGAGATGCCCGGAATATCAGGCAAAGATATTCTTCGTAAATTGGATTATGAGGCCCAAGTTATTTTTATAACAAGCCATTTTAGCCCAATTCAAGATATCATTAATCATGATGGACCAGCCATAATTCAGGGCTATCTATCAAAACCAATAAATAAAAAGGTTTTGAAAAAAATTTGTTTGAAACTTATTCCTACTAAGGAAATCCAGAAAAGCACAAGGGATAAAATAATACTTAACGATGGTATAAGAAATCAGTTTTTTATTTCAAAACATAAATTGTCCTACGTAAGCTCTGAAGGAAAATATACCAATTGGCATTTTATTGATAGTGCGCCCATAAAAGGACTTAAGATTTTATTAAAAGAAGCCGAAGATATATTGATTACGAATAACGTGAGCCACATAAGAGTAAACAAAAGCAATTTGGTTTGCGACAATGGTATTGTTCAGCGCAATACGAATGATATAATTACTCATAGCTTTGGTTCAAAGAATAACTTAGTTGAGATTGCAATTTCTGATTCTTCAAAATTTAAAAAATGGGTATCGAATGTTTTCAGATAA
- a CDS encoding viperin family antiviral radical SAM protein, with the protein MEISNPILPSVNFHLWKSCNMRCNFCFATFQDIKESILPKGHLTREESLGVVHELANVGFKKITFAGGEPTLCPWLPDLIKTAKNLGLTTMIVSNGSILNSNFLEDNKNHLDWIAISVDSLNPETNRKIGRLVNGKEPMSIDTYKSMANMIKHYGYGLKINTVVNNANKTEDMNTFIRYTKPQRWKVLQALSIQGQNDRNTGRFEVSNHEFSGFIDKHKTLDGIVNMVAESNDAMIGSYAMVDPEGRFFDDVDGKHGYSDPINKVGGLKALKQVRYNYDKFIERGGQYEWEKITTKPKHITLSGETA; encoded by the coding sequence ATGGAAATATCAAATCCCATTTTACCATCAGTAAATTTTCATTTATGGAAATCCTGTAACATGCGATGCAATTTTTGCTTTGCCACCTTTCAAGATATTAAGGAGAGCATCTTGCCCAAAGGCCATCTTACAAGGGAAGAATCCTTAGGAGTAGTGCACGAACTAGCTAATGTAGGGTTCAAAAAAATCACTTTTGCTGGTGGCGAACCTACCCTGTGTCCTTGGTTACCAGATTTAATTAAAACTGCCAAAAATTTGGGTTTAACAACTATGATTGTAAGCAATGGCTCCATACTCAACAGTAACTTTTTAGAAGACAACAAAAATCATCTTGACTGGATAGCGATTAGCGTAGATAGCCTAAATCCGGAAACGAATAGAAAAATTGGTCGCCTGGTGAATGGAAAGGAACCTATGAGCATCGATACCTATAAATCGATGGCCAATATGATTAAACATTATGGATATGGTTTAAAAATAAACACCGTTGTTAATAATGCCAATAAAACAGAAGATATGAATACGTTTATCCGTTACACCAAACCCCAAAGATGGAAGGTCCTCCAAGCCTTATCTATACAGGGACAGAACGATAGGAATACAGGAAGGTTTGAAGTAAGCAATCATGAGTTTAGCGGCTTTATAGATAAACACAAAACACTTGATGGCATTGTAAATATGGTGGCAGAATCAAACGACGCCATGATAGGCTCCTATGCCATGGTTGATCCGGAGGGACGATTTTTTGATGATGTTGACGGTAAGCATGGCTATAGCGATCCTATAAATAAGGTGGGTGGCTTAAAAGCGTTAAAACAAGTACGTTACAATTATGATAAATTTATTGAGCGAGGTGGCCAATATGAGTGGGAGAAAATAACAACTAAACCTAAGCACATAACTCTTTCTGGTGAAACAGCATAA
- a CDS encoding BaiN/RdsA family NAD(P)/FAD-dependent oxidoreductase — translation MNYFDVIVIGAGPAGVLAAGRAAELGGKVLVLEKMKQEGRKLLITGKGRCNITNNSPISEFIKHVYPDGRFLRPAFSHFFSKDIIELLKMHGVEAVLNSDGRYFPAGNRSKDVLNALLLWLKRCSVEIRCGFRVEALIIEDKSIKGVQANGQKFMSNHVIMATGGKSYPKTGSNGEGYELARQAGHAVVKVRPALVGLETEGDVAQKLQGLNLKDVKAMVWVNGRKKAEAVGEMIFTHFGLSGPIILTLSRAVVSELQDKNKVQVVIDLEPALDDKKLDNKLIHDLNKHGNKKLINVFKLWLPASMIPVYADLLNMDTEKECNQVSSKERKKILHLLKNLSFEIANHRSFNEAIITSGGISTKEIYPKTMESKIVKGLYFAGEMIDLDAETGGYNLQIAYSTGWLAGESCMKAKGVL, via the coding sequence ATGAACTATTTTGACGTGATTGTTATAGGAGCGGGACCAGCAGGGGTATTGGCAGCAGGCAGGGCAGCAGAGTTGGGCGGCAAGGTGCTGGTGCTTGAAAAAATGAAGCAGGAAGGACGTAAACTGCTTATTACAGGTAAAGGACGATGTAATATCACCAATAACTCACCTATCAGTGAATTTATAAAACATGTATATCCCGACGGACGTTTTCTGCGCCCCGCTTTTTCTCATTTTTTTTCTAAAGATATCATCGAACTGCTTAAAATGCATGGTGTTGAAGCTGTATTGAATAGTGATGGTCGTTATTTTCCGGCCGGCAATCGTTCTAAAGATGTACTAAATGCACTGTTACTATGGTTAAAGCGTTGTAGTGTAGAGATACGATGCGGTTTTAGAGTAGAAGCGTTGATCATTGAAGACAAGTCCATCAAAGGGGTTCAGGCAAACGGGCAAAAATTCATGAGCAATCATGTTATTATGGCAACAGGAGGGAAATCATACCCTAAAACCGGATCAAATGGCGAAGGGTATGAACTGGCGCGACAGGCTGGACATGCTGTTGTAAAGGTAAGGCCGGCTCTGGTAGGTCTGGAGACCGAGGGTGATGTGGCCCAAAAACTGCAAGGCCTGAACCTGAAAGATGTAAAGGCCATGGTATGGGTGAATGGCAGGAAAAAAGCAGAGGCCGTTGGAGAGATGATTTTTACGCATTTTGGCCTGTCGGGACCCATTATACTCACTTTAAGCAGAGCAGTGGTAAGTGAATTACAGGATAAAAACAAGGTCCAGGTAGTCATTGACCTGGAACCTGCGCTTGATGACAAGAAGTTGGATAACAAATTAATACACGACTTAAATAAGCATGGAAACAAAAAGCTTATTAATGTTTTTAAGCTTTGGTTACCGGCAAGTATGATTCCTGTTTATGCCGACTTGCTGAATATGGATACGGAGAAGGAATGTAATCAGGTTTCTTCAAAAGAGCGGAAAAAGATTCTCCATCTTTTAAAAAATCTCTCATTTGAAATAGCAAATCATCGCTCTTTCAACGAAGCCATCATAACATCCGGAGGCATAAGCACCAAGGAAATATATCCAAAGACAATGGAATCCAAAATTGTAAAAGGACTCTATTTTGCGGGGGAAATGATTGACCTTGATGCCGAGACGGGAGGATACAATCTGCAAATTGCCTATTCTACCGGGTGGCTGGCAGGCGAATCATGCATGAAAGCGAAAGGTGTTTTATAA
- a CDS encoding metal-dependent hydrolase — protein sequence MDLVTQTVLGAAVGEVVLGKKAGNKAILWGAVGGLIPDLDVLVSPLYNTVDGLFVHRGFSHALLFSFLLAPPLGWLIHRIHREKESITVRQWAMLLFWAAFTHPLLDYFTTYGTGAFLPFSNYRVEFGTIGIVDIFYTLPFIFALFVIPFFKRSSLFRRRLILSTVFVTSFYLLATVANKMHVNTVFKAAFAGQQINYDRFKTAPLPLSNFLWMGMAETDSGYYMALYSNFDSEKPKYFMYIPRNEKKLREISGNEDLKKLIRFTKGYYHVDEDKNGLYLADLRFGKMGIDENADYIFKFYLKDKNGRVDIQKSTQSRSVEDAALSQLISRIKGI from the coding sequence ATGGATTTAGTTACACAAACAGTTTTAGGCGCCGCAGTTGGAGAGGTAGTGCTGGGCAAAAAAGCAGGGAACAAGGCCATATTATGGGGTGCTGTAGGTGGTTTAATCCCGGATTTAGATGTGCTTGTTTCGCCATTGTACAACACGGTAGATGGTCTTTTTGTGCACCGTGGCTTTAGCCATGCCTTGCTGTTCTCCTTTTTGTTGGCCCCGCCGCTTGGCTGGCTCATCCATCGTATCCATCGAGAAAAAGAAAGCATAACGGTTCGCCAATGGGCTATGCTCCTATTTTGGGCGGCCTTTACACATCCCCTGTTAGATTACTTTACGACCTACGGCACCGGTGCTTTTCTGCCTTTTTCCAACTATAGGGTTGAATTCGGCACCATCGGCATTGTAGATATATTTTATACGCTCCCATTTATTTTTGCACTTTTTGTTATTCCTTTTTTTAAGCGCAGCTCTTTGTTCCGTCGAAGGCTTATCCTAAGCACTGTATTTGTCACCTCGTTTTATTTGTTGGCGACGGTAGCCAATAAAATGCATGTAAACACTGTTTTTAAAGCCGCGTTTGCCGGGCAGCAGATTAATTATGACAGGTTTAAAACAGCACCTTTGCCGCTGAGCAATTTTTTATGGATGGGAATGGCCGAAACCGATTCGGGGTATTACATGGCTTTGTACTCCAACTTTGACTCCGAAAAGCCCAAGTATTTTATGTATATCCCCCGAAACGAAAAAAAGCTAAGGGAAATTTCAGGAAATGAAGATCTAAAAAAGCTCATCCGCTTTACCAAAGGGTATTATCATGTTGATGAAGATAAAAACGGGCTGTACCTGGCCGATTTGCGTTTTGGTAAAATGGGTATAGATGAAAACGCGGATTATATTTTCAAGTTCTATCTTAAGGATAAAAACGGTAGGGTAGATATTCAAAAATCCACGCAATCGAGGTCTGTGGAGGATGCAGCACTGTCTCAATTAATTTCTCGCATTAAAGGCATATAA